In a genomic window of Streptomyces noursei ATCC 11455:
- a CDS encoding CoA transferase yields the protein MRRRDDTGRRQNLGTDQAWAALGGDPGLTERISYEGPPGLLPARLPVMALARSTVAVCALAAAELAAQRDGGPLPAVRVVDGAVATAFVSERHLRIDGRAASTFAPLSRFWRTSDGWLRTHANYPHHRARLLGALSLPDTAGPADAEAVIAGRRAEELQEAVHAAGGLAVAARTPEEWSAHEQGATLARKPLLTREHLGAGTPPRVLPARAGDPVLPAAGLRVLDLTRVIAGPVATRTLALLGADVLRIDAPQLPESQDAHSDTGFGKRSTALDLGSPGGRASFEALLAEADVVVTGYRPGALDRFGLTPEALVERRPGLVVARLSAWGDDGPWGGRRGFDSVVQVATGIAAVEAHDDGTPGALPAQALDHGTGYLLAAAVLRALTEQARTGGSHLVTLALARTARWLVHDLGDTPDRPATAVATGSVATTGHDPAHYLRETDSPAGRLRYALPPVSFEGGPVNWATPSGCWGTDAPVWR from the coding sequence ATGAGGCGACGAGACGACACGGGACGGCGGCAGAACCTCGGCACGGACCAGGCGTGGGCGGCGCTCGGCGGCGACCCCGGGCTCACGGAACGCATCTCCTACGAGGGGCCGCCCGGCCTGCTGCCCGCCCGTCTCCCGGTCATGGCCCTGGCCCGCTCCACAGTGGCCGTCTGCGCGCTCGCCGCGGCCGAGCTGGCCGCACAGCGCGACGGCGGCCCGCTGCCCGCTGTACGGGTCGTCGACGGAGCCGTGGCCACCGCCTTCGTCAGCGAACGGCATCTGCGGATCGACGGTCGTGCAGCCTCGACCTTCGCCCCGCTCTCCCGGTTCTGGCGCACGTCCGACGGCTGGCTGCGCACCCATGCCAACTACCCGCACCACCGCGCCCGTTTGCTCGGCGCGCTGAGCCTCCCGGACACCGCCGGCCCCGCCGACGCCGAGGCCGTGATCGCCGGACGGCGGGCCGAGGAGCTCCAGGAGGCCGTCCACGCGGCCGGCGGGTTGGCCGTCGCCGCCCGCACCCCCGAGGAGTGGTCCGCCCACGAGCAGGGCGCCACCCTCGCCCGGAAGCCACTGCTGACGCGCGAGCACCTCGGCGCCGGCACTCCGCCCCGGGTACTGCCAGCCCGAGCCGGCGACCCGGTGCTGCCCGCCGCCGGGCTGCGCGTGCTGGACCTGACCCGAGTGATCGCCGGCCCGGTCGCCACCCGGACGCTGGCCCTTCTCGGCGCGGACGTCCTGCGCATCGACGCACCACAGCTGCCGGAGAGTCAGGACGCCCACAGCGACACCGGTTTCGGCAAGCGCTCCACCGCGCTGGACCTGGGATCGCCCGGCGGACGCGCGTCCTTCGAGGCGCTGCTGGCCGAGGCGGACGTGGTGGTGACCGGCTACCGCCCCGGCGCCCTCGACCGCTTCGGGCTCACCCCCGAGGCCCTGGTGGAACGCCGCCCCGGGCTGGTGGTGGCCCGGCTCTCCGCCTGGGGCGACGACGGCCCCTGGGGCGGCCGGCGCGGTTTCGACAGCGTCGTACAGGTCGCGACCGGCATCGCCGCCGTCGAGGCGCACGACGATGGCACCCCGGGCGCGCTGCCCGCGCAGGCACTGGACCACGGCACCGGGTACCTGTTGGCCGCCGCGGTGTTGCGGGCACTGACCGAGCAGGCCCGGACGGGCGGTTCGCACCTGGTGACGCTGGCGCTGGCCCGTACGGCACGCTGGCTGGTGCACGACCTCGGGGACACGCCCGACCGGCCCGCCACCGCCGTGGCGACGGGTTCCGTCGCCACCACGGGCCACGACCCCGCCCACTACCTCCGCGAGACCGACAGCCCCGCAGGGCGACTGCGGTACGCACTGCCCCCGGTGTCCTTCGAGGGCGGCCCGGTGAACTGGGCGACCCCGTCCGGATGTTGGGGCACCGACGCGCCCGTGTGGCGCTGA
- a CDS encoding DUF2867 domain-containing protein — protein sequence MHTVRDAHTRTIQAPAEAVGALIDRLGGEPDPLFPTPVWPPMRFDRPLGVGADGGHGFVRYRVAAYEPGRRIRFAFTPGASGEDTGHHEVTVHPVGADRCRVDHVLESRLPLARRIVWHLAIRAVHGTVVEELFDNLERAATGRLGAPVRRSPRVRLLNRLLWDRPTAVALPEGAHLARSAFSRTDFQDAWQMPLRPGMPREPEAWEGVLRGPSFPVLARRAGEVLLGKDAGHLDLRASLLVADDRITLGTVVRTHHRGGRLYMAVIRRVHPFVVRGVLRRAHRELALAAPGAAERWRPAAPEEGRERPSL from the coding sequence GTGCACACGGTCCGCGACGCCCATACCCGCACCATCCAGGCCCCGGCGGAGGCCGTGGGAGCCTTGATCGACCGGCTGGGCGGCGAGCCCGACCCGCTCTTCCCGACGCCCGTATGGCCCCCCATGCGCTTCGACCGCCCCTTGGGGGTCGGCGCGGACGGCGGTCATGGATTCGTCCGCTACCGCGTCGCCGCCTACGAGCCGGGCCGCCGCATCCGCTTCGCCTTCACTCCCGGAGCGTCCGGCGAGGACACCGGTCACCACGAGGTCACCGTCCACCCCGTGGGAGCGGACCGCTGCCGGGTCGACCACGTCCTGGAGTCCCGGCTCCCCCTCGCCCGTCGGATCGTCTGGCACCTGGCGATCCGCGCCGTGCACGGCACCGTCGTCGAGGAACTCTTCGACAACCTCGAACGGGCCGCCACCGGACGCCTCGGCGCCCCCGTCCGTCGGTCGCCCCGGGTGCGACTGCTCAACCGCCTCCTGTGGGACCGGCCGACGGCCGTCGCCCTACCGGAAGGCGCGCACCTGGCACGCAGTGCCTTCTCGCGTACGGACTTCCAGGACGCCTGGCAGATGCCGCTGCGACCAGGTATGCCGCGCGAACCGGAAGCCTGGGAGGGGGTGTTGCGCGGGCCGTCGTTCCCCGTGCTCGCGCGGCGGGCCGGGGAGGTCCTGTTGGGCAAGGATGCCGGTCACCTCGACCTCCGGGCCTCGCTCCTGGTCGCCGACGACCGGATCACGCTCGGCACCGTCGTGCGCACCCACCACCGCGGAGGGCGCCTCTACATGGCCGTCATACGCCGGGTCCACCCCTTCGTGGTGCGCGGAGTGCTGCGTCGGGCCCACCGCGAACTGGCGCTGGCGGCGCCCGGCGCGGCGGAGCGGTGGCGGCCCGCCGCCCCGGAGGAAGGTCGAGAACGGCCGTCCCTCTAG
- a CDS encoding DUF6204 family protein, with amino-acid sequence MATQHTYRVIVRGKWDHLTAEARAQLLAEVDDHGLAQMRFTPEGSLAYDAALHAFSYRYVIASDAALGEEMAAALGEEKAEGALRAAGLGYRELRATATDMDTMKINRKDR; translated from the coding sequence ATGGCCACGCAGCACACCTACCGAGTGATCGTCCGCGGCAAGTGGGACCACCTCACGGCGGAGGCCCGGGCGCAGCTGCTCGCCGAGGTCGACGACCACGGGCTCGCCCAGATGAGGTTCACGCCCGAGGGCTCGCTGGCCTACGACGCCGCCCTGCACGCCTTCAGCTACCGCTACGTCATCGCCTCGGACGCCGCACTCGGTGAGGAGATGGCCGCCGCGCTCGGCGAGGAGAAGGCGGAGGGCGCGCTGCGGGCGGCGGGACTGGGCTACCGGGAACTGCGGGCCACCGCCACCGACATGGACACGATGAAGATCAACCGCAAGGACCGGTAG
- a CDS encoding GNAT family N-acetyltransferase, translating into MTSTDRYLARGPRAGIRRFTADDRQEFTALVRQSLDLHRPWLFPPGTDAAYDGYLARLQEPLREGFLICEHDSGRIAGYLTINNIVHGAFLSGAIGYGVFAHAAGRGLMSEGLRLVRRYAFGPLGLHRLEANIQPSNEQSIRLVERAGFRLEGFSPGFLFVDGAWRDHERWALTREMVQKDEEDQADQEGDRADRGARRGGEAE; encoded by the coding sequence ATGACGAGCACCGACCGCTACCTCGCCCGTGGCCCCAGGGCGGGCATCCGGCGCTTTACCGCCGACGATCGGCAGGAGTTCACCGCCCTCGTCCGGCAGAGCCTCGATCTGCACCGCCCCTGGCTCTTCCCGCCGGGCACCGACGCCGCGTACGACGGCTATCTGGCGCGACTTCAGGAACCGCTGCGCGAGGGCTTCCTGATCTGCGAGCACGACAGCGGACGGATCGCGGGCTACCTCACCATCAACAACATCGTGCACGGCGCCTTCCTCAGCGGCGCCATCGGCTACGGCGTGTTCGCGCACGCCGCCGGCCGGGGCCTGATGAGCGAGGGACTACGACTGGTGCGCCGCTACGCCTTCGGCCCCCTGGGCCTGCACCGTCTGGAGGCCAACATCCAGCCGTCCAACGAGCAGTCGATCCGCCTGGTCGAGCGCGCGGGCTTCCGTCTGGAGGGCTTCTCGCCGGGCTTCCTCTTCGTCGACGGCGCCTGGCGCGATCACGAACGCTGGGCCCTCACCCGTGAGATGGTCCAGAAGGACGAAGAAGACCAGGCGGACCAGGAAGGCGACCGGGCGGACCGGGGCGCCCGGAGAGGCGGCGAGGCGGAGTGA
- a CDS encoding ferredoxin: MRITIDTNVCIGAGQCALTAPSVFTQDDEGFSALLPGREDGGGDPLVREAVRACPVGAIKITEE; the protein is encoded by the coding sequence ATGCGGATCACCATTGACACGAACGTCTGTATCGGCGCCGGCCAGTGTGCGCTGACGGCACCGTCGGTCTTCACCCAGGACGACGAGGGCTTCAGCGCGCTGCTCCCGGGCCGGGAGGACGGTGGGGGCGACCCGTTGGTACGGGAAGCCGTCCGCGCCTGCCCGGTGGGGGCCATCAAGATCACGGAGGAGTGA
- a CDS encoding TetR/AcrR family transcriptional regulator, with the protein MVRQRTKETGGGAARQRLTVQDWADAALAAMGEGGLAAVAVEPLAVRLGTTKGSFYWHFTNRDALIEAALDRWAETRTETVIAELADEPDPGERLRRLFLRATRRAAEDPLEVSLLASAADPRVAAALARVTDRRIGHIAALFSELGFPEDEAHRRGLLAYTAYLGHTQLSHAVPRSLPAGPARDRHLDTLLETLLRPAGTPGAGPDVRQANPQRRVAESAAERG; encoded by the coding sequence ATGGTGCGACAGCGGACGAAGGAGACCGGCGGCGGCGCCGCACGGCAGCGCCTGACCGTGCAGGACTGGGCCGACGCGGCCCTTGCGGCCATGGGGGAAGGCGGCCTGGCGGCGGTCGCCGTGGAGCCGCTGGCGGTCCGCCTGGGCACCACCAAGGGCAGCTTCTACTGGCACTTCACCAACCGCGACGCGCTGATCGAGGCCGCCCTGGACCGCTGGGCCGAGACCCGCACCGAAACCGTGATCGCCGAGCTGGCGGACGAGCCCGATCCGGGCGAGCGGCTCCGCCGACTGTTCCTGCGGGCCACCCGCCGGGCCGCCGAGGATCCACTGGAGGTCTCACTGCTGGCCTCCGCCGCGGATCCGCGGGTGGCCGCCGCGCTCGCCCGGGTGACCGACCGCCGGATCGGCCATATCGCCGCCCTCTTCAGCGAGTTGGGCTTCCCCGAGGACGAGGCGCACCGCCGCGGGCTGCTCGCGTACACCGCGTATCTGGGGCACACCCAGCTCAGCCACGCCGTTCCGCGGTCCCTGCCGGCCGGCCCCGCCCGCGACCGGCATCTGGACACACTGCTGGAAACCTTGCTGCGTCCGGCGGGAACGCCCGGCGCGGGCCCGGACGTTCGACAAGCGAACCCGCAGCGACGCGTAGCGGAATCCGCAGCCGAGAGGGGGTGA
- a CDS encoding cytochrome P450: MTETISFPQDRTCPYHPPTNYRPLRESGPLSHVALYDGRRIWAVTGHTEARALLVDGRLSADRQNPAFPITVERFEAVRRVRTPLIGVDDPEHNTQRRMLIPSFSVKRTIALRPQIQRIVDELLDRMVAQGPPAELVSAFALPVPSMVICLLLGVPYADHEFFEERSHRLLRGPSAEEGEEARLELEDYLAGLIAAKEKTPGDGLLDELITERLRTGSLRHEELVRLAMVLLVAGHETTANMISLGTFTLLEHPDQLAQLKADDNLMPAAVEELLRFLSIADGMLRVATDDIEIAGRTIRAGDGVMFSTSLINRDEAAYPAPDELDLDRSARHHVAFGFGVHQCLGQNLARAEMEIALRSLFRRIPDLRLAVPAAEIPFKPGHTLQGMIELPLAW, from the coding sequence GTGACCGAGACCATCTCCTTCCCCCAGGACCGCACCTGCCCCTATCACCCGCCGACGAACTACCGGCCGCTGCGCGAGTCCGGCCCGCTCTCCCACGTCGCCCTCTACGACGGCCGCAGGATCTGGGCGGTCACCGGCCACACCGAGGCGCGGGCGCTGCTGGTGGACGGGCGTCTGTCGGCCGACCGGCAGAATCCCGCGTTCCCCATCACGGTGGAGCGGTTCGAGGCCGTGCGGCGCGTGCGGACGCCGCTGATCGGCGTGGACGACCCGGAGCACAACACCCAGCGGCGCATGCTGATCCCCAGCTTCAGCGTCAAGCGGACCATCGCGCTCCGGCCGCAGATCCAGCGGATCGTGGACGAGCTGCTGGACCGGATGGTCGCCCAGGGGCCGCCCGCCGAGTTGGTCTCCGCGTTCGCCCTGCCGGTCCCCTCGATGGTGATCTGCCTGCTGCTCGGTGTCCCCTACGCGGACCACGAGTTCTTCGAGGAACGGTCCCATCGGCTGCTGCGCGGGCCGTCGGCAGAGGAGGGCGAAGAGGCCCGGCTCGAACTGGAGGACTATCTGGCGGGGCTGATCGCGGCCAAGGAAAAGACCCCGGGCGACGGCCTGTTGGACGAACTGATCACCGAGCGGCTGCGGACCGGCTCGCTGCGCCACGAGGAGCTGGTCCGGCTGGCCATGGTCCTGCTGGTCGCCGGCCACGAGACCACCGCCAACATGATCTCGCTCGGCACCTTCACCCTGCTCGAACACCCCGATCAGCTGGCGCAGTTGAAAGCCGACGACAATCTGATGCCGGCCGCGGTCGAGGAGCTGTTGCGGTTTCTGTCCATCGCCGACGGCATGCTGCGGGTGGCGACCGACGACATCGAGATCGCCGGCCGCACCATTCGCGCCGGCGACGGCGTGATGTTCTCGACGTCGTTGATCAACCGGGACGAGGCCGCCTACCCGGCCCCGGACGAACTGGACCTCGACCGCTCGGCCCGCCACCACGTCGCGTTCGGCTTCGGCGTCCACCAGTGCCTGGGGCAGAATCTGGCCCGCGCCGAGATGGAGATCGCGCTACGCTCGCTCTTCAGGCGAATCCCCGATCTGCGACTCGCCGTGCCGGCTGCCGAGATTCCGTTCAAGCCGGGGCACACTCTCCAAGGAATGATCGAACTGCCGCTTGCCTGGTAG
- a CDS encoding glyoxalase superfamily protein — protein MKETGGTKGGDGTQSGEVVVRRAVPIFRIFDVAKAHEFYVDYLGCTLDWEHRFAPGMPLYTQVSRSGLVLHLSEHHGDATPGSTVYVELTGVRALHAELTAKDYPYLRPGLEEDEFGTCLTLTDPFGNRLRFNEPLPEGRQG, from the coding sequence ATCAAGGAGACGGGCGGGACCAAGGGGGGCGACGGTACCCAGTCGGGGGAGGTCGTCGTCCGGCGCGCGGTACCGATCTTCCGGATCTTCGACGTGGCCAAGGCACACGAGTTCTACGTCGACTACCTCGGCTGCACCCTCGACTGGGAGCACCGCTTCGCGCCGGGAATGCCGCTCTACACCCAGGTCTCCCGGAGCGGCCTGGTCCTCCACCTCTCGGAGCATCACGGCGATGCGACCCCGGGATCGACCGTGTACGTCGAGCTGACAGGAGTGCGCGCCCTGCACGCCGAACTGACCGCCAAGGACTACCCGTACCTGCGTCCCGGCCTGGAGGAGGACGAGTTCGGCACCTGTCTCACCCTGACCGACCCGTTCGGCAACCGGCTGCGCTTCAACGAGCCGCTCCCGGAGGGGCGGCAGGGATAG